CCGAGCACGATCACCCGTAATCCTGATGGCTCTACCCCTACCCGCGCACCAACCGGGTCTGGCTCCTGCCCGTAAACCAACGTACCATTTATATAGGCGGTGATGTGGGTATTTTCCGACAATGCTCCGGCTGGTTTATACGAATAATCGTTGGCTTCGTTGAAGTTCGACCAGTCTGATTTATTGATACGTTGCTGAATAATACCCGTCGAGCTGAGTGGGTTCAGTTCGCCCAGTGTCGGCACAAAACTCAGTTCCAGATACGTATCCGTGCCCGCCCGATTCTCCTTAACAAATTTACTTTTAATGTTGCCATTACCCAGTTCAGCAAAGTCCAGATTGTAAACCAACGGGTTAGCTCCTTCGGCACTGAACCAGTAGCGAACCGTTACCTGGCTATAATCGACCGGTACATTGCCAGCGTTGGCCAGTTTCAGATACGTGCTAATCTGGTTTGTAGTCGAGGTGCTGTTTTTGTTCTGGGAATACACGTTCAACGCCGTTATGGGGGCAATAGCTGCGGGCTCGACACCCCCGACCAGCACTCCGTTTTTATAGATCGTGATCCGGTCGGTTTTGGTGTAGACCGCCGTTGGCGCAAACGAATAATCGTCCGATTCGGAAACGTTCGTCCAGTTCTGCTTGCCAACTCCGGTCTGGATTTCACCCGAATTACTACCTGCCGCCAGTGTTCCTGACGAGGCATCGAAGCTGTATTCAACGTAGCCCAAAGCGCCCTGCCGTGGCTGTGTCAACGCTACGTAGCGCATCCGGACTTTGCTGGTGCCCAGTTGCGCCCAGTATACTGACAGGTTGGTCAGGGGCGAAAAGTCTTCCACCGTCAGCCAATAACGAATCGTGATGTCGCTATAGGAGACAGCCGTATTACCTTCATTGTTGAGTTTCAGATATGGTCGGATGACATTGTTGCTGGGTAGGTTATTATCGCCGTCCCGGTACGACACGCTCAACGTAGCGGGAGGTGCTTTTACGCTAACCGTGACGCTGGTAATTGGGCTGATACAAACACCCACCTGGCAGGTTACGGCGTAGATGAATTCACCAACCGCCGAGGTCGAGACCACCAGTGAGCTACTACCATCAGGGCCATTCCAATTGACTGTTCCTGAGCAGTTCGGAACGGTTAAGGTCACATTACCCGTTCCCTGCGTGGCCGATACACTACTGACGTTGGGCGCATCAGGCGTAGCCAAACTCCCCATTACGTTGATAGAGGCCGAAGCGGAGCACCCCTCAGCGGAGGTGACGAGCACCGAATACGTGCCTGCCTGACTAACCGTTGCTGTATTGCCCGTGCCAATCTGGGTAGCACCGCTACTGAAGCTATACGTTAGGTTCGAACCAGACGTAGCGGTTAGGGTAACCGTTGGGCTGGTGCAGCCAATAGTGCCGCTGGCCGTCAACCCAGCCAAGGGCGATGCATTGATAGTCAGGTTGAAAGCTGTGGATGTCAGACTGTTAAACCCAGTAACAACGACGTAGTAACTGCCCTGATTGGCGGCCGTCACAGCCGAAAGCGACAACGTAGCGGTGGTGGCTGACGTAACGCCGGTTAGCGCGTTTCCATCCTTATACCACTGATAAGCCTGTACCGCACCATCGACCATTACTGAAACCCCTGCGGTAGCCCCCACACAAACGGCCGAGCCACTGGCGGGTTGCTGGCTAAATGAAATGGGCGTACCCTGGAATTCATAAGCGCCGATGTCGACACCAAGTCCCTGCGGGCGATCTACACCCAGAATATCTTTGGCGGCATACTGCTCTGCCGTGTTACTTCCGGCGTTGATAGCCGGGCTGGAGCTGGCCAGCCGGAAATCGCCATTGGCGGCATCGACAAACTGAGGGTCCTGCCCGACAATGTTCTGATTATTAGCAAAATAACCATTACCAACTGTACTGAATGTCAGGTTGTTATTCTGTTGAATATCAGAGCTGCCCGAAACCGAACTTGGGCTTTCTCCCGGTTTTCCATAGAAAATGTTGTTAAAAATGCGGGCACCAATTGAACCCTGCATAATAAGTTCATTGTCGATGCCAACGCCAAACCCGCCATCGCTTTGCCCATTCTGATACGTAGTGTTATTGCGGATAATCGCATTATCGGAGTAATTGATATTGATACCGCGGCCGCCGTTCTTGTAGCACAGGTTATTCTCGACAAGGAATTTACCGGTATAGTCGCCCAGGGGATTTTTAATAGCAGCGGCATTATTGGGATCGGCGCCCCGGTTATTGTCGAGAATGATACCGTTTCCATCGTAAAACTTACAGTTCGTACCCGTGCCGCCGATGTTCCAGGCGACTTTGAGGATATTACCAAAGCTGCGGTTCCGGCGAACAATCATTCTGGTATCGGTAGAATTATCATAATTCCAGGAATTGAAGATGCTTATGCCGCTGGTTCCATACACGGTGTACCAGGAAGTATTGGCCAACATGTTGTCTTCAATCGTGATGTAGTCGGCTTCAATGGCTGATACACCAGCCCCCGCACAATCGTGGACGTTATTGTTGGCAATGACAATGTGGTGGGGACGAAGATTTCCCCCCGTGCGGCCTGTGACCGAAATGCCATTCCCGTTGAATCGGGCAATTGGCGTTGCTGCCGGACTCGGCCCCTCGCAGGCACCGGGTTGCGCCTGAGCCTGCGCCAGGGTTATGTTCGCGTTATTGCCGATGATTTCAAATCCCTGAATCCGGATGTAGGCGGCTGCCGGTAATACATTGAAAGCCTGCCAGTTGTTGTTACCCAACTGCAAAACGGGCTTGTCGGCTTTGTAGGGCATAAACACAATCCATTTACCGGCCAAGCCAGTACGTTGAATACTGACAATGTTGGTGCTCGTCCCGGTGTAGGTACCTGCCATTACAAAAACGGTATCGCCGGGTGCCATCCGATCAGCCGCTTTCTGGATGGTGTTAACGGGTAAGGCTTCCGTTCCTGCCGTGTTGGCTGCCGGGGCCGATGCGCTTACGTACCAGTTTCGGGTGCTGGTGTAGGTAGCCGGATAGACGGTGATACCATTGTAGCCCGTGCCAGCCTGAATAGCCGTAGCAGAGGCCGAGTTGGTAACCACCGCCCGAAGCTGATAACTTCGTCCATTGGCGGGCACTGCGGGGGCTGTCCAGACAATCGAGTAGGGAGCCGTCAGGTCTTCTCCAATTTTGGTGTACGTTCCCGAGAAGGCCGCATCGTAAAAAAACTCTACTTTGGTAATAGTTGTACCGGCCGGGGTCGTTGCTGTGGCCTGAATAGTAATTTCTGCGCCCGATATGTAGGAGGAATTGAACTGTGGAAAGGTCATACCCGCCGAGAGGGTCTGCGCCTGAACAGCCGCTGATACGGCCCATAAAATTACTAGAGCGAACAAGGATGCTCGATACGGAGCAAACGAGCCTGCTTTACTTCCTGGCGTCCTGACTGTTTGTCGGCTTAAAACCAACCATTTGTTTTGGTAAACTTTCATCATTGAGTTTTTTTACTGGTAAGGAAAGATTGAGTGACGTATGTTCAGCTAAGTGGGATAGAGAATTCAACACGTTCCCGACCGAAGCCAGAGGGTTCAGATAGGTATTGACATAAAGTCAAAAAGAAATAAACGACGGTATAAAAATTAACCGCTACGTTAAATAGTGATGGTATTTATCGACTCTTTACGAACTATGTTGATCGTCTCATCGGATGGGCGTTCATAGATGTAATCTTTCTCGTTGTAATACTCATTGGATATGACCAGCACAATAGCCGAATCCCGAAAGTTTTCTAACAGATGCCAGTCGTTGGGTTGGAGAACCAGGCATTGATCCGAGCTGACCAACGAATAACATCTGGTATACCTGCCTGTTTCAACCAGTACATCGACACTACCCTGAAGGCAGACCAATGCCTGCCAGGCTCTGTAATGCCGATGCCCACCACGCGTAGCGCCATCCGCATTAGCGATATAAAAGATGCGTTTGATCGATCCAGGAAGGATATGTTCTAAAACGGTCAAATCACCCCGTTCGCAGGAATACTGAGCCAGTTTCAACAATAGAGCCATTCATCGAAAGAAAATGCTTCCCCAAACCTGTGGGGAAGCGTTTACGAAACCAACCTATCAATGGAAACAAATAAGAGCATACTTGGGGCAGCGAATAGTAATTAATACAGGCTCCTACGGTATGGTCACCGACGTTATTTTTTGGGCAGCATCGGCACTACCTGTAATACCCGTAGCGGTCAGGGTAACCGTATACGTACCGGCTTTGGTGTAGGTGTAAATTGGAGCTGGGTCAGCCACAGCCGCCGAGCCGTCGCCAAAATCCCAGGAATAACTAACGGCATTCACCGAGGTGTTGGTAAATGTAATCTTCTGAGGTACCGTGGCATCGGCTTTGGTTGTAAAATTGGGGGTAGGTTTTAGAATGGTGGGATCGAAGGAAATGACCGTCGTTTTGAGCAATGGATTGACAGGGGTCTGTGCACTCGCAATACCAACCGCAACGGCCAGTTTCTGCGTTGGATTCGCGCGCAGATAGTCCAGGTCGATGGTCAGGTTGAACACAGCCGACTCTTGTCCGTTCGGAATAATAATCGAATTCGGCAGCTCAAATTTATCGGTGGGTAAGGCCATCGTTCCTATTAATGCACTAGTGCTGATAAGCTTACTGACGGTATCGGCATTGGCAGCAATCGTTACGGGCACATCGCCATCGGCCGAAACGCCACCCCGAAACACGCCGAGGGGCACAATTATTTTTTTAGCCGTCAGGTCGACCGTGAACCGGTACGTACCCGAGGTTGAAATACTGTTGATGGTAAACAGGCCGTTTTTAGCCGTTGGCATATAAATGATCTGTTGGGGATAGCTGGCTTTGGCGAGTTCCTCGTAGGTACACGAGCTCAGTAACAGGCTGAACCCAAAGAAGACGAGCGCCAGTCGAGTGGTATAGGAAGTGATCATGAGGTTGTACGTTAGGCGCAAACAGGCTCCGGCTGTCTGTTGATGTATGTCTTAGGCAAACAGCCGGAGCCTGTTTGCGCCGGGTGTTTACCAGCCGGGGTTCTGAACCAGCCCTTTTGAGGCATTCAGTTCGCCCTGTGGAATTGGATACAGATACATCTTCGGTTCAAATACCCGGTTTTCGACCACAATCGGCTTATAGGTGAACGTCCCGTCGCCGTTTTTGGTAATGTCGACACCCATCAGGGGAGCACCCAGGTATTGGGGCCCCTGTAGCCACCGCCGAACGTCCCAGCCCCGGTGATCTTCAAAAGCCAGTTCAACCCGACGTTCATTCCGAATCCGCTCCCGCATTTCGGCCTGCGATAATCCGGTAGGCAGACCAGGCAGACCAACCCCTGTTCGGGTACGTACTTTATCGACATAGGTTTTAATGTCGGCATGGCCGGGCGAGACTTCGTTTAGCGCTTCGGCGTAATTCAGGTAGACTTCAGCAAGCCGGAATATATTCCAGGAATACACGCTCGTGTTGTTAAGCAATAGATTCAGGTTTTCGTTAACGTACTTCTTCAGGTAATACCCCGTTTTTGTGGCGTTGACAATACCCTTCCCATCCCGGCCACCGGACCAGGCTTCCACATTCCGGCCTTTATAGGACGTATTGTTCAGAATAATATTGAGCCCCAGACGCGGGTCGCGGTTGGCATAGGGATTGGCGGCCTGAACGGGATTGTTCCAGTTGAATTTCGTGCCGTCGGTCATCTCATAGGCATCGACCAGATTCTGGGACGGTGTTGTACCACTGTTGCCCAGATCGTACCCAATGGGGTAGTTCGCTTTCTCGAACTCGTTAGAGGCTGAATTTCGGCGGGAGTAAATAATTTCCGGTAAGGTATAGCTATTCGTAATGAACAGATTCCGGTAGTTGGTATTCAGGGCATAGCCCGTACCGGCCAGGTCAATGACGGCTTTGGCGGCATCGGCGGCCGCTTTCCAACGCGCCTGACGGTCGCCGGTGAGCGCGATGAGTTCCAGATTGCCGTAGCCACTTGCCCAGGTAGGTGTGTTAAACAAATCGCTGGCGGCATAGAGCAGCACCCGGCTTTTCAGGGCCAGAGCAGCGCCCTTTGTAGCCCGTCCCAAATCGGTAGCCGCGTAGGTAATGGGCAAGTTCTTGGCCGCCGAATCGCACTCCGCCGTAATGTACTGCATACACTCAGCCAGAGTATTTCGCTTTGTCGCCTGAAAATTATCGTCTACGGAAAAAATCTGGGTGACAATCGGTACCCCACCATAGCGTTTGACCAGCTCGAAGTAAAAATAGGCTCTCAAAAACCGGGCTTCGTATTTCCACCGTTTAATGTCATTTAGCCGGTTCTGATAAATGGTCTGGGCAGAAGGTGCCGGATCAAGCCGATACTGGTCCAGATTGACGCTATCCGTCGCAATCAGGAACTGGTTTACTTTCCGAATACCC
This window of the Spirosoma aerolatum genome carries:
- a CDS encoding cellulose binding domain-containing protein, which codes for MFALVILWAVSAAVQAQTLSAGMTFPQFNSSYISGAEITIQATATTPAGTTITKVEFFYDAAFSGTYTKIGEDLTAPYSIVWTAPAVPANGRSYQLRAVVTNSASATAIQAGTGYNGITVYPATYTSTRNWYVSASAPAANTAGTEALPVNTIQKAADRMAPGDTVFVMAGTYTGTSTNIVSIQRTGLAGKWIVFMPYKADKPVLQLGNNNWQAFNVLPAAAYIRIQGFEIIGNNANITLAQAQAQPGACEGPSPAATPIARFNGNGISVTGRTGGNLRPHHIVIANNNVHDCAGAGVSAIEADYITIEDNMLANTSWYTVYGTSGISIFNSWNYDNSTDTRMIVRRNRSFGNILKVAWNIGGTGTNCKFYDGNGIILDNNRGADPNNAAAIKNPLGDYTGKFLVENNLCYKNGGRGININYSDNAIIRNNTTYQNGQSDGGFGVGIDNELIMQGSIGARIFNNIFYGKPGESPSSVSGSSDIQQNNNLTFSTVGNGYFANNQNIVGQDPQFVDAANGDFRLASSSPAINAGSNTAEQYAAKDILGVDRPQGLGVDIGAYEFQGTPISFSQQPASGSAVCVGATAGVSVMVDGAVQAYQWYKDGNALTGVTSATTATLSLSAVTAANQGSYYVVVTGFNSLTSTAFNLTINASPLAGLTASGTIGCTSPTVTLTATSGSNLTYSFSSGATQIGTGNTATVSQAGTYSVLVTSAEGCSASASINVMGSLATPDAPNVSSVSATQGTGNVTLTVPNCSGTVNWNGPDGSSSLVVSTSAVGEFIYAVTCQVGVCISPITSVTVSVKAPPATLSVSYRDGDNNLPSNNVIRPYLKLNNEGNTAVSYSDITIRYWLTVEDFSPLTNLSVYWAQLGTSKVRMRYVALTQPRQGALGYVEYSFDASSGTLAAGSNSGEIQTGVGKQNWTNVSESDDYSFAPTAVYTKTDRITIYKNGVLVGGVEPAAIAPITALNVYSQNKNSTSTTNQISTYLKLANAGNVPVDYSQVTVRYWFSAEGANPLVYNLDFAELGNGNIKSKFVKENRAGTDTYLELSFVPTLGELNPLSSTGIIQQRINKSDWSNFNEANDYSYKPAGALSENTHITAYINGTLVYGQEPDPVGARVGVEPSGLRVIVLGNPIQGDAIQLDVTGAEGQLLRAELIDSRGQLVTKHQVEQAATSEHIRLPVGRSSAGVLLLRVSTLAESQTLKLIKP
- a CDS encoding sugar 3,4-ketoisomerase yields the protein MALLLKLAQYSCERGDLTVLEHILPGSIKRIFYIANADGATRGGHRHYRAWQALVCLQGSVDVLVETGRYTRCYSLVSSDQCLVLQPNDWHLLENFRDSAIVLVISNEYYNEKDYIYERPSDETINIVRKESINTITI
- a CDS encoding PKD domain-containing protein, giving the protein MITSYTTRLALVFFGFSLLLSSCTYEELAKASYPQQIIYMPTAKNGLFTINSISTSGTYRFTVDLTAKKIIVPLGVFRGGVSADGDVPVTIAANADTVSKLISTSALIGTMALPTDKFELPNSIIIPNGQESAVFNLTIDLDYLRANPTQKLAVAVGIASAQTPVNPLLKTTVISFDPTILKPTPNFTTKADATVPQKITFTNTSVNAVSYSWDFGDGSAAVADPAPIYTYTKAGTYTVTLTATGITGSADAAQKITSVTIP
- a CDS encoding RagB/SusD family nutrient uptake outer membrane protein — its product is MKSIFSLLFVASVVWLTSCENLDRELITDITQQQLIRSYDYTLYRVNSLYTNVPAGYLQIDGAMTASATDEAEHTLETSNVQKFNNGSWNAIDNPDNLWANFYQGIRKVNQFLIATDSVNLDQYRLDPAPSAQTIYQNRLNDIKRWKYEARFLRAYFYFELVKRYGGVPIVTQIFSVDDNFQATKRNTLAECMQYITAECDSAAKNLPITYAATDLGRATKGAALALKSRVLLYAASDLFNTPTWASGYGNLELIALTGDRQARWKAAADAAKAVIDLAGTGYALNTNYRNLFITNSYTLPEIIYSRRNSASNEFEKANYPIGYDLGNSGTTPSQNLVDAYEMTDGTKFNWNNPVQAANPYANRDPRLGLNIILNNTSYKGRNVEAWSGGRDGKGIVNATKTGYYLKKYVNENLNLLLNNTSVYSWNIFRLAEVYLNYAEALNEVSPGHADIKTYVDKVRTRTGVGLPGLPTGLSQAEMRERIRNERRVELAFEDHRGWDVRRWLQGPQYLGAPLMGVDITKNGDGTFTYKPIVVENRVFEPKMYLYPIPQGELNASKGLVQNPGW